The nucleotide sequence TCTTTGAAGCGCTCGATGTTCTCGGCGACCGAGTCGGGATCGACGGGGTCGTGCAGCGCGTGCATCTGGAGGCCAACGCCGTCGATGGGGACGCCACGGTCGAGCATGCCCGAGACCAGCTCGTAGATCTCGTCGGACTTGTCGTTGATCCCGTCCGCGCCGTAGTCGTTGTAGAAGAGGTCAGCGTCGGGGGCGGACTGGTGGGCCCACTCGAAGGCCCTGTCCAGATACTCCTCGCCGAAGGCCCGCAGCCAGGGCGTCTCGCGCAGCCCGCCGTCGTCGGCGACGGCCTCGTTGACGACATCCCAGGTGTCGACGTCGCCGGCGTACCGCGCGGCGACCGTGCGGACGTGGTCTTCGAGCAAGCGACGGAGTTCCCGGTCGGTGTACTGGAAGGGGACCAGCCATTCGGGCAGCTGGTTGTGCCAGACCAACACGTGCCCGCGGAAGTACATGTCGTGTTCGCGGGCGAACTCGGCGATCAGGTCGCCGTCCGTGAAGTCGTACGTGTGCTCGTCGGGTCGCAGCGGCCCCATCTTCATGGCATTCTCGGCCGTGACGGCGTTGTACTCCCGCAACGCGTCCCGATACTGGAAGTCTCCCCGGATCGGGTCGGCTGCGGCCGCTGCCCCGATTTTGACATCGTTGTCGTCTGCCACGTCTCGCAGGGTCGGTGCCATATCGGAACTGTCGGTCGTTCGCAGTATAAATATGTGGATGTATTTCTTCCAATATGCCGGTTCGCGGACACGGGCTTGCGGGTCCGCTGACACGGTCCGGTGCGTCCGTTCCTTCGAGCGTTGCCTCGGCGAGGACGTGACCCTCGATGGCGGCTTCGAGGTCGTCCGTCGTCGCCCCTGGCCCCAGCGACAGCGTCGTGTCCAGCGCGTACGCGACACATCGATACGCGTGCCGGCCGTCCGGCACGCCCGCGATCGAAAGCGGGAGTTGACGGTGGCTTCGGTGTCGTCACTCCCCCTCGGGATCGCCGTCCCCGAAGGCCGGGCTGGTGAGTGATGTTGCTGCCATCGTTGTTCTCACGGGTCGGCTTCCGGCCACGTTCGCTCGCACCGTTGTCCCCCCGTTGCAAAAATATCTTCCTATTAAACATACACTCAATAAATGTATATAAAATAATCTTATTCGGTGCTGTATCCATTTTCGAATTACTTCCCACGTGGGAACTATATATCTATGTTTTCTTATATTTTTGACCACGTACCTGCGGTGCGTAGTCACATACCACGCTTCTTTGTGGTAATTCTTGCCGTATCGGATCGCTCTGATAAGTTTCATATCCCTGGGGGACAGAGTCCTCTAGACATGGCGATCACCGCCACCCGACGGTGGCCGTCACCCCCGGAGGGACACTAACAAATGCGCAACGCCAAAATCGTCTGTACGCTCGGACCTGCATCGGAGACTAAAGAGGACATCAGGAATCTCGCCGAGGCCGGCATGTCGGTCGCCCGACTCAACGCCAGCCACGGTTCGCCGGAACACCGGCGCACGATGATCGACCGCATTCGCGAGGTCGACGCGGAGATGGACAAATCCCTCGCGGTCATGCACGACATCCCCGGCCCGGAAGTTCGGACTGCCCCGATCCGCGACCCGATCGAACTCGAGGGTGGGACCACGATCCGGTTTTATAAGGGAGATGATGCGACACCCGAAGAGGTCGGCCTCTCCGTGGACATTTCGGTCGTCGAACCGGGCGACAGTGTCCTGCTCGACGACGGCCGCATCGAAACGACGGTCGAAAAAGTCGAGGACGGCGACGTCTACGCCCACGTCGAGAACGGCGGCGAACTCGGCGCGCGCAAGGGCGTCAACGTCCCCGGCGTCGAACTCGGCCTCCCGTTCCCGACCGAACAGGACCGGACGGAACTCGAAGTCGCCGCGGAAAAGGAGGTCGACCTCGTGGCGGCGAGTTTCGTCCGCGACGGCGACGACGTCCGCAAGATCGGCGATTTCCTTGAGAACGAAGGGACCGAAGTGCCGGTCGTCTCGAAGGTCGAACGCAAGGGTGCCGTCGAGAATCTCGACAGTATCATCGAGGCGTCCTACGGCGTGATGGTCGCTCGCGGTGACCTCGGCGTCGAGTTACCCCTCGAAGAGGTGCCGCTGTATCAGAAACGGATCATCCGGCAGTGTAACGAGGCCGGCGTGCCCGTCATCACCGCCACGGAGATGCTCGACTCCATGGAGGAGTCCCGACGCCCGACCCGCGCGGAAGCCTCAGACGTGGCCAACGCCATCTTCGACGGGACCGACGCCGTCATGCTGTCTGGCGAGACGGCCATCGGCGAGCATCCGCCCCGCGTCGTTTCGACGATGGCCGACATCGTCAACGAGGTCGAACAAAGCGCGGAGTACGCCGAACTCCGCGACCAGCGGATTCCCCATTCCGATAAGACTCGGACCGATGCCCTCGCGCACGCGGCCCGAACGCTGGCGGACGATATCGACGCGACCGCGATCGTCGCCGCCAGCGAGTCGGGCTACACCGCCCTGCGGACGGCCAAGTTCCGCCCCGAGGTCCCGATCATCGCCTCGACCCCAAGCGAGCGGGTTCGCAGACAACTCGCGCTCGCGCGTGGCATCTTCCCGACGACGGCCCCCTTCACGACGGAGGGCGCCGACGCAATCGTCCAGAACGCCGTCCAGTCGGCGCTGAAGACCGGCATCGCCGAGAGCGGCGACACCGTCGTGGTCATCTCCGGCATGATGACCGAACTCGAGGGCACCAGTACCTCGAATATGCTCAAGGTTCACCTGGCGGCCGAGACCGTGGCAACTGGACAGTCCGTCGTCGACGGACTCGTCACGGGTCCGTTGGTGCGAACCGCCGACGGTGATCTCGAAGACGTCCCTGACGATGCGATCGTCGCCGTCCCCGAGGACTTCGACGACGAGTTCCTGGGCGATCCCGAAACGCTCGGCGGGATCATCGATGGCCACACGAACCGACGCGGGCACGCTGTCACCGTCGGTCGTCGCCTCGACATTCCCACGGCGAGTCACATGACGGTTCCCGACGACCTCGAAGACGGGGCGACCGTGACGCTCGACGCCGAGCGCGGCGTCCTCTATAAGGGCCAGCTCGGAACGCTCGACGACTGAGGACACGACTTTCGGTTCCGTTGTTGCTTCGTCACTGTTTGGGTCCGAGATAGCTCGACTTGCGTTCGTCTTTTCACGCAGCCTTCGTGGCAGTGCCCACCCACTTTCAGTGGCAGCGAGGCGATACCATTCACATCGAAACGCGTGCAGTTAAGTGGACCAACGCCATTCCTGAACGTATATGGCCGCATACGCAGGTGTCGACCTCGGTGCGACGTACGTCCGTGCCGTCGTCGGTGACGAGACTGGCGAGGAGATCGGACGGGACAAAGGAGAGACGCCGCCTGGACCGACTGGCACCGCCGTAACTGAGGCAATCCTCGAGACGCTGCGTGCCGCGTGTGCGGACGCGGACGTCGACCCATCCGACCTCGAGGCCGTCGGGATCGGGTCGGTCGGGCCGCTGGACCTCGACGAGGGTGTCGTCGAGAACCCGGCGAACCTCCCGGATACGATCGAGACGATCCCCCTGGTGGGGCCGATCGAGAACCTCACCGAGGCGGACGAGGTGCATCTCCACAACGACGCCAACGCCGGGGTGATCGGTGAGCGGTTCTACAGCGACCAGAACCCCGACGACATGGTCTATCTCACTATCTCGACGGGGATCGGGGCCGGTGTCTGCGTCGACGGCCACGTTCTCAGCGGGTGGGACGGCAACGCCGGCGAGATCGGCCACATGACCCTCGATCCGGAGGGAACGATGACGTGTGGCTGTGGTCAGGAGGGTCACTGGGAAGCTTACGCCTCGGGGAACAACATTCCCCGGTACGCCCGGGAGTTCTACCAGGCCGGCGACTGGGAGACAGATATGCCCGTCATGGACGCCGATTTCGAGGCCCCGGACCTCTTTGAGTACGCCGGTGAGGACGCGTTTGCCGACGCGGTTATCGATCGCCTCGCGACGTTCAACGCGATGGGCGTCGCTAACATCGTCCAGGCGTACGCACCGCTGGTGATCTACATCGGCGGAGCCGTTGCCGAGAACAATCCGGAACTGGTCGTCGAGAAGATCCGTGATCGCCTCCCCGAGATGGTCTTTGGCAACATTCCCGAGATCAACATCACGACGCTGGGCGACGACGTGGTGGTCAAGGGCGCACTCGCGAGCGCCCTCACCCAGGGGACCGGTGACCGCGGAAAGCTGCGCGAGTGATCGAATTTTCAGACGTTCAGAGGCCGAGATAGCCGGCGTTCGGGAGGAGCCCGGCCAGATAGAGGATGCCGACGAGTGTCATCACGATCGTGATCGCCATCGCCGGCGGGTCGACGTGGGTCCCCGAGTGGGCGTAGAGGACACGCTGGGTGGCCTCGGCGAGCAGGGCAGCCAGGATGCCGAAGCCACCGGCCACGAGCAGCACTACCGGTTCGCTGTCGAGTGTCGCCATCGCGAGCACCGCCCCCACTGAACCGATGAGCGTGATGTGGTGGGTGACGGGGATCTTCTCGACGCCGAGGTTGAGAAAGAGGAGGCTCATCGCCGAGATGGCATACCCCATGAACACGCTGCCCGTTTCGAGCCAGATGTATCCACCCACGATCCCGCCGACGAGACCGATCGCGGTGACGCCGGCCCACTCGTACTGGTGAGGCAGCCAGGGTTCGGTCGCCGGGCGGGCCGAGTCCCCTTCGGCGGCCGGCCGGTCCTCGCCGCGCTCGAACGGCGACATGTCCAAGACGCTGGTTCCGGCGACGCGACCGATCAGTGGATAGCCGAAGGCCACCCGCGCCAGGACGGCCGTCGCCACGACCGACAGCGCGATGTTGTCCGTCGGGATACCGAGACCGCCGCCGACCTGCGTGATGACCATCCCGAGCGCGCCGAAGATCGCTCCGACAGCGAGGATGTCGGGTTTGGTCCCGAAGGCATAGAGGATGTCCTTCCCGAAGTGATAGCCCCAGTCGTCGGGTTCCATGTCGGGATACTTCTTGCCGGCGTAGGCCGTCGCGGCGACGCCGCCGGCGAAGGCGACGTGGGGGCCGGTCACCATGCCGAAGCCGATGGTGCCGGTCACGCCGGTCGCGATGTCGCCTTCGATGGCCGAGAGGTCGCCGAGGTTCCCCTCGAGGATCGCCAGCCCTTCGCCGAGAAAGACGACGAAGCCGGTGAAGACGAACGCGGGCAGCGCCCCGAGGGCCGCGCCGAAAGCCCCGCCGGCCAGCGCGGCGATCAGCAGGACGAGAAACTCCTCGACGCCGAGACCCACGATCGGTAGCGCCAGGACTGTTCCCACCACGATTTACTCCTCCTGGGCCCAGTCCTTCGCCCGTTCGACGGCGTCGTCCCAGCGACTGTACATCCGATCGGCGTCCTCGACCGGGATCTCCGGGGTGAACTCCCGGTCGACCCGCCAGTTCTCGCGGAGTTCGTCGAGATCAGCCCAGTAGCCGACGGCGAGGCCAGCCGCATACGCCGAACCGAGGGCCGTCGTCTCGTCGACTTCGGGGCGAGCGATGTCCGTCCGGATGACGTCGGCCTGGAGTTGACACAGGAAGTCGTTCTTGACGGCCCCGCCGTCGACCCGGAGTGTGGTCGTCTCGATCCCCGAGTCGGCCTCCATCGCCTCGGCGACGTCCCGGGTCTGGTAGGCGATGGCCTCCAGCGTCGCCCGGACGATATGTTCCTTCCGGGTGCCGCGGGTCATCCCGACGATCGTCCCGCGTGCGCGACCATCCCAGTGGGGTGCGCCGAGGCCGGTGAAGGCCGGCACCAGATAGACGCCGTCGGTCGAATCGACCGCACTGGCGAGGTCCGCGGTCTGGGCGGCGTTGTTGATGAGATCGACGTCCTCGAGCCACTCGATCGCCGCCCCGGTCGCGAAGATCGACCCCTCCAGGGCGTACCTGACAGGCTCGCCCGACCGCTGGAACGCGATCGTCGTCAGCAGGCCGTGGTCGGATTCAACGGCCTCGGTCCCCGTGTTCATCAGGTAAAAGGAGCCGGTGCCGTAGGTGTTCTTCGCGTCTCCCTCCTCGAAACAGGTCTGGCCGAACAGGGCTGCCTGCTGGTCGCCCAGTGCGCCGGCGACGGGGATCTCCGCGCCGAGGAACCCGTCGGGATCGGTGTGGCCGTAGAGGTTTTCGTCCGAGGAGGGCCGCACTTCCGGCAGCATCGCCTCGGGGACCCCGAACTCGGCGAGGAGTTCCTCGTCCCACGCCATCTCGTGGACGTTGTACAGCATCGTCCGGGAGGCGTTGGTCACGTCCGTGACGTGGTTCCCCGTGAGATTGTAGATCAACCACGCGTCGATGGTGCCCATCAGCAGTTCGCCGTTTTCGGCACGGTCGCGGAGGTCCGCAGCCCGGTGACTCTGGAGTTTCAGTGGCTCGGCGTTGTCCAGAATCCATTCCGTCTTCGTCGCCGAGAAGTACGCGTCGGGTTCGAGACCGGTCTTTCCACGGATCCACTCGACCTTGTCTTCGTCCTGTAATTGCTCGACCCGGTCGGTCGTCCGGCGGTCCTGCCAGACGAGGGCGTTGTGTACGGGCTTGCCCGTGTCTTTGTCCCAGACGAGCGTCGTCTCGCGCTGGTTGGTGATCCCAAGCGCCTCGAGTTGTTCAGCTTCGATTCCGGCGTCGGCCAGTCCCGCAGTGACGACCGCTTTCGTTGTCTCCCAGATCTCTAGGGGGTCGTGCTCGACCCATCCTGGCTCCGGATAGAACTGTTCGTGTTTCTCGTAGGCGTTGCCCGCGACCTGGCCGTCGCGGTCGAACACCATGAAGCGCGTGCCGGTCGTTCCCTGATCGATCGCGCCGACGTAGGTGTCTGTCATGCATTGGATTCCCGGTCGAGCACCCGTTGTGCTACCGGCTATTATATTGGTTATAAATAGTTATAAAATTTACCTAACCCGCTTTCTCTTCCTATATCGTCCGCTATCCGGGTTTAAACGCCGGATACCACGCAGCTGGTTCGGGATTCGATATGTCCGACAGAGCGAACAATAAAGTAGCCGTGGGCCGTGGACAACGATACCAAATGACAACTTCCCCATCGGTGCTCGTGATCGGCGGCGGCTCGACGGGGGTCGGGATCGCCCGGGATGCTGCGATGCGTGGGTTCGACGTGACCTTAGTCGAGAAGGGCAACCTCACCCACGGCACGACCGGCCGGATGCACGGGCTGCTCCACAGCGGCGGTCGCTACGCCGTCTCCGATCAGGCGAGTGCGCGTGAGTGCATCGAGGAGAACATGATCCTCCGGGACATCGCCACCCACTGCGTCGAGGACACGGGCGGACTCTTCGTCAAGCGACCGGAGGACACCGAGGAGTACTACCAGGAAAAATTGGACGGGCTCAGGGAGTGTTCGATCCCCGCGACGGAACTCGCCGCCGAAGAAGCACGCCGGAAAGAGCCGTTTCTCGCCCGGGACATCGACAAGGCGATCGAAGTGCCCGACGCGGCGATCGACCCCTTCCGGCTGTGCGTGGCCAACGCCATCAGTGCTGCAAACCACGGCGCTCGCATCGAGACCTTCTCGGAAGTGACCGACCTGCTGGTCGAGGACGGCGAGATCGTCGGCGCGGAGGTCACCCACGAGAGCGGCGAGGGCAACCGCGTCCATGGGGTCGAGGGGTCCGTCGAGGAGATCCGCGTCGACCATATCGTCAACGCCGCGGGGGCCTGGACCGGCGAGATTGCGGCGATGGCCGACATCGACGTGGAGGTCCGCCCCTCGAAGGGGGTGATGACTATCATGAACGTCCGGCAGGTCGACACCGTGATCAACCGCTGCCAGCCCAAGGGCGACGCCGACATCGTCGTGCCCCACGAGACGACCGCGATCCTCGGGACGACCGACGAGGAGGTCGGCGACCCGGAGGACTACCCGGAGGAAGAGTGGGAAGTCGATCTCATGATCGAGGAACTCGCAAGGCTCGTCCCGATCCTCGAAGACGCGCGCACGATCCGGTCCTTTTGGGGCGTCCGTCCACTCTATGAACCACCCGACACCGGGACCGACGATCCGACGGACATCACGCGGGAGTTCTTCCTGCTCGATCACGACGAGCGCGACGCTCTCCCCGGCATGACGACGATCGTCGGCGGCAAGCTGACGACCTACCGACTCATGGCCGAGCAACTCGTCGATCACCTCGCCGAGAAATTTGACGTAGACACCACCTGCCGCACCGCCGAGGAACCGCTTCCCGGCAGTGAAGACGAAGGCGTCATCGACGATGCGATGGATGATTTCGGCCTGCGCTCGCCGATCGCCAAACGAAGCGCCGAGCGCCTGGGGTCACGAACGCAGGAGGTTCTCGACACCAACGAGCCCAACCCGGTCGTCTGTGGGTGTGAGGCCGTGACGCGCGCGGAAGTCAACGACGCCATCGAGCAGTCCGGCACTGACCTCAACGCCGTCCGGATCCGCACGCGGGCCGGGATGGGCAACTGCCAGGGTGGGTTCTGTAGCCATCGGCTGGCGAACGAACTCCACCCCGATTTCGACGAGGGGCGCGCACGGGCGGCGCTCGACGAACTGTACCAGGAGCGCTGGAAGGGCCAACGTCACGCGCTCTGGGGGAGACAGCTCTCCCAGGCGATGATCACCTACACGATGCACGCGCTGACGATGAACCGCGATCGCGATCCCGCCGGCGGCGGAGCGCTTGACTTCGGCGCGTTCGATTCCGGGCCGTCGAACACTCCCGCGACCGGCGACGGACAACCGGCGGACGGAACCGCAGACGTCGCCACCGACGGTGGCAGGGGGGATGGCCGTGGCGATTGACTCGGATGTCCTCGTGATCGGCGGCGGGATTGCCGGCCTCTCGGCGGCACTGTCGGCCGCGCGGACGGGGGCCGACGTGCGACTCGTCAGCGAGGCCGAAACGACGCTCCATCACGCAAGCGGCCTGCTCGACGTCCTGGGCTACCCGCCGAACGCCGACGGTGACGGGCCGGTGGTCGACCCGTTCGACGCCATCGGGGACCTCCCCGACTCCCACCCGTACGCGATCGTCGGCGCGGGAACGGTCCGGGATGGCCTGGCGATGATCGACGACGTGCTGGGCGAGACGTATCACGGCAGCCACACCGACGCGAACGCCCTCGTTCCGACCCACGGCGGGACGGTCAAGCCGACCGCGCGATATCCAGCGGGCGTCACGGCGGGCCTGGCGAGCGACGACCGCGACATCCTGCTCGTCGGCTTCGAGCGGCTCACCGGCTTCGACGCCGGTGTGGCCGCGGACCACCTCGAAGCTGCGGGGATTCCGGCCGAGACGAGCGCCGCCACTGTCGAGTTCCCGATCGTCGTGCGCGACGACGCGAAGGTGACCCGGTACGCTCACCTTCTCGACGAGAACCCGACGGTCGACGGTGCTGGCAGCGATCGGCGCGTCCGGGCCGCCCTCGCCGACGCAGTCGAACCGTCCGTCGGCGAGGCCGAACGGATCGGATTCCCTGCGGTGTTGGGCGTCGACCATCCGGCGGCGATCCGGGACGAACTCGAAGACCGTCTCGGTGCGGCGGTCTTCGAGATCCCGATGGGGCCGCCCAGCGTTCTCGGTGGTCGGCTCGAAGACCGGCTCTATGCCGCGCTCGATGATGCGGGCGGACAGATCGAGTCCGGCGGCGGGCCGATCGTGGACTTTGACGCCGAGGGCGGGATGATTTCGGCGGTATACATGGATCGATCGGGCAGTCAGATACCCTACGCGGCCGAACAGTACGTCCTCGCGACGGGTGACGTCGCGGGCGGCGGGATCGACTCGGACCGTGACGGCGTCACCGAGCCGATCTTCGGCTGTCACGTGCCCCACCCGGACGATCGCTACGAGTGGTTCGAGGGCGAGGCCTTCGGCGAGCATGCCTTCGCAGAGTTCGGAGTCGTCGTCGACGATGCGCTCCGGCCGATGGATGAGGGAGGCACCCCGGAATTCGCGAACCTCCGGGCGGCGGGGGCCGTGATCGGCGGCTACGACTACCCGGCAGAGAAATCAGCGAGCGGCGTTTCCATCGCGACTGGCTACGCTGCCGGTCGGCGTGCGGCGAGGGAGGGCTAATCCAATGAGTGACACACAGCGCGGTGATACCACGACGGACCGTGCGGAGACAGACGCCGACGTCGAGAGCGACGAGGAGGGCTACGAACCACGCGACGTTTTCGACTCGACCACGGAGATGGATCTCCGGGCCGGGGCCGACAACTGCACGAAAGTCGGAACCTGCGACGCCGAGTGTCCCGTCGCCGAGGTCAACGACGACTTCCCCGGCCCGCAGTTCCAGGGCCCGGAACAGTGGCGACTCTCCCAGAAGGGCGAGGTCGAGATCGACGACTCGATCACCGAGTGTTCGAACTGCCTGCAGTGCGATAGCGGGTGTCCCTCCGGCGTCCCCTTCAGCGAGATGCACAACACGGCGCGGGCGAAGTACGTCTTAGAGGACCAGCCCCTCTCGATCAAGAAGATCCGCAACCGGATCCTCGCCAACTACCGGACGTCGGCCTGGCTGGCCTCGAAACTCCCGCGGACGGCGAACTTC is from Halorhabdus sp. BNX81 and encodes:
- a CDS encoding endo-1,4-beta-xylanase; the encoded protein is MAPTLRDVADDNDVKIGAAAAADPIRGDFQYRDALREYNAVTAENAMKMGPLRPDEHTYDFTDGDLIAEFAREHDMYFRGHVLVWHNQLPEWLVPFQYTDRELRRLLEDHVRTVAARYAGDVDTWDVVNEAVADDGGLRETPWLRAFGEEYLDRAFEWAHQSAPDADLFYNDYGADGINDKSDEIYELVSGMLDRGVPIDGVGLQMHALHDPVDPDSVAENIERFKDLGLEVEITEMDVAYTAEDPPEDHRTVQAEYYREIVEKATEAGCDTIVAWGVADHHSWIPHFDDTLTEDPLLLDDSYDRKPAYDAVVDLLS
- the pyk gene encoding pyruvate kinase; protein product: MRNAKIVCTLGPASETKEDIRNLAEAGMSVARLNASHGSPEHRRTMIDRIREVDAEMDKSLAVMHDIPGPEVRTAPIRDPIELEGGTTIRFYKGDDATPEEVGLSVDISVVEPGDSVLLDDGRIETTVEKVEDGDVYAHVENGGELGARKGVNVPGVELGLPFPTEQDRTELEVAAEKEVDLVAASFVRDGDDVRKIGDFLENEGTEVPVVSKVERKGAVENLDSIIEASYGVMVARGDLGVELPLEEVPLYQKRIIRQCNEAGVPVITATEMLDSMEESRRPTRAEASDVANAIFDGTDAVMLSGETAIGEHPPRVVSTMADIVNEVEQSAEYAELRDQRIPHSDKTRTDALAHAARTLADDIDATAIVAASESGYTALRTAKFRPEVPIIASTPSERVRRQLALARGIFPTTAPFTTEGADAIVQNAVQSALKTGIAESGDTVVVISGMMTELEGTSTSNMLKVHLAAETVATGQSVVDGLVTGPLVRTADGDLEDVPDDAIVAVPEDFDDEFLGDPETLGGIIDGHTNRRGHAVTVGRRLDIPTASHMTVPDDLEDGATVTLDAERGVLYKGQLGTLDD
- a CDS encoding ROK family protein gives rise to the protein MAAYAGVDLGATYVRAVVGDETGEEIGRDKGETPPGPTGTAVTEAILETLRAACADADVDPSDLEAVGIGSVGPLDLDEGVVENPANLPDTIETIPLVGPIENLTEADEVHLHNDANAGVIGERFYSDQNPDDMVYLTISTGIGAGVCVDGHVLSGWDGNAGEIGHMTLDPEGTMTCGCGQEGHWEAYASGNNIPRYAREFYQAGDWETDMPVMDADFEAPDLFEYAGEDAFADAVIDRLATFNAMGVANIVQAYAPLVIYIGGAVAENNPELVVEKIRDRLPEMVFGNIPEINITTLGDDVVVKGALASALTQGTGDRGKLRE
- the glpK gene encoding glycerol kinase GlpK, yielding MTDTYVGAIDQGTTGTRFMVFDRDGQVAGNAYEKHEQFYPEPGWVEHDPLEIWETTKAVVTAGLADAGIEAEQLEALGITNQRETTLVWDKDTGKPVHNALVWQDRRTTDRVEQLQDEDKVEWIRGKTGLEPDAYFSATKTEWILDNAEPLKLQSHRAADLRDRAENGELLMGTIDAWLIYNLTGNHVTDVTNASRTMLYNVHEMAWDEELLAEFGVPEAMLPEVRPSSDENLYGHTDPDGFLGAEIPVAGALGDQQAALFGQTCFEEGDAKNTYGTGSFYLMNTGTEAVESDHGLLTTIAFQRSGEPVRYALEGSIFATGAAIEWLEDVDLINNAAQTADLASAVDSTDGVYLVPAFTGLGAPHWDGRARGTIVGMTRGTRKEHIVRATLEAIAYQTRDVAEAMEADSGIETTTLRVDGGAVKNDFLCQLQADVIRTDIARPEVDETTALGSAYAAGLAVGYWADLDELRENWRVDREFTPEIPVEDADRMYSRWDDAVERAKDWAQEE
- the glpA gene encoding anaerobic glycerol-3-phosphate dehydrogenase subunit GlpA, encoding MTTSPSVLVIGGGSTGVGIARDAAMRGFDVTLVEKGNLTHGTTGRMHGLLHSGGRYAVSDQASARECIEENMILRDIATHCVEDTGGLFVKRPEDTEEYYQEKLDGLRECSIPATELAAEEARRKEPFLARDIDKAIEVPDAAIDPFRLCVANAISAANHGARIETFSEVTDLLVEDGEIVGAEVTHESGEGNRVHGVEGSVEEIRVDHIVNAAGAWTGEIAAMADIDVEVRPSKGVMTIMNVRQVDTVINRCQPKGDADIVVPHETTAILGTTDEEVGDPEDYPEEEWEVDLMIEELARLVPILEDARTIRSFWGVRPLYEPPDTGTDDPTDITREFFLLDHDERDALPGMTTIVGGKLTTYRLMAEQLVDHLAEKFDVDTTCRTAEEPLPGSEDEGVIDDAMDDFGLRSPIAKRSAERLGSRTQEVLDTNEPNPVVCGCEAVTRAEVNDAIEQSGTDLNAVRIRTRAGMGNCQGGFCSHRLANELHPDFDEGRARAALDELYQERWKGQRHALWGRQLSQAMITYTMHALTMNRDRDPAGGGALDFGAFDSGPSNTPATGDGQPADGTADVATDGGRGDGRGD
- the glpB gene encoding glycerol-3-phosphate dehydrogenase subunit GlpB, whose amino-acid sequence is MAIDSDVLVIGGGIAGLSAALSAARTGADVRLVSEAETTLHHASGLLDVLGYPPNADGDGPVVDPFDAIGDLPDSHPYAIVGAGTVRDGLAMIDDVLGETYHGSHTDANALVPTHGGTVKPTARYPAGVTAGLASDDRDILLVGFERLTGFDAGVAADHLEAAGIPAETSAATVEFPIVVRDDAKVTRYAHLLDENPTVDGAGSDRRVRAALADAVEPSVGEAERIGFPAVLGVDHPAAIRDELEDRLGAAVFEIPMGPPSVLGGRLEDRLYAALDDAGGQIESGGGPIVDFDAEGGMISAVYMDRSGSQIPYAAEQYVLATGDVAGGGIDSDRDGVTEPIFGCHVPHPDDRYEWFEGEAFGEHAFAEFGVVVDDALRPMDEGGTPEFANLRAAGAVIGGYDYPAEKSASGVSIATGYAAGRRAAREG